The genomic window TTAAGGGAGAGAAGCATGTTCCCGTTATTGAAGCACCGGAAAAAGTAAAAGCCGGAGAGAAATTTACAGTAAAAGTAAGTGTAGGCAAGGAAATTCCACATCCAAACAAGATGGAGCACCATATCTGCTGGATCGGGCTTTTCTTTAAACCCAACGATGCCAAATTTGCGATTGAGCTCGCAAAGTTTGACTATACCGCGCACGCAGCATCAATGGATCCGACTGTGGCAGGTCCTGCCCTTGCGGAACCCTTCAGCTGCGTCGCCATCAAACTTTCAAAGCCAGGGACCCTTATAGCGCAGAGCTACTGCAATCTGCACGGACTCTGGGAGACATCACAGGAAATCGCAGTGGAATAGAAATTTAAATACCCCTTGCTTTGTAAGGGACTTTTTGATTTTGCAC from Synergistaceae bacterium includes these protein-coding regions:
- a CDS encoding class II SORL domain-containing protein, whose protein sequence is MKIGDLIQSGDFKGEKHVPVIEAPEKVKAGEKFTVKVSVGKEIPHPNKMEHHICWIGLFFKPNDAKFAIELAKFDYTAHAASMDPTVAGPALAEPFSCVAIKLSKPGTLIAQSYCNLHGLWETSQEIAVE